One genomic region from Leifsonia poae encodes:
- a CDS encoding ADP-ribosylglycohydrolase family protein, with the protein MHDVLDDRDLVPDEAEQLLHSGYPVGALLAAARDAAAAADYPGLAAITGELGRVPVAADWPYREQDDDATLHALADALPELPVEASGLAARIHGAWLGRCVANTMGKPVEGLTRDEVRRYLEAVGQSPQTGYLPLLPELPEGVSHLHESAPFASAGLFADVPRDDDLDWTILGLWMLEEYGDTLTTADIARSWLDRLPFTQTFTAERAAYRNLIRGVPVDRTALVGNPYREWIGALIRADIFGYVYPGRPGLAARRALTDARLSHTANGVFGELWAAALVSAALAVPTPSDALRAAAAVVPEGSRLAGALHGVLGLHRTGATSTQALDWVDAELGHYNWVHTVNNAALISIGLLWGTDFTDAVALTISGGRDTDSSAATVGSVFGALHGVDAIPGELVGSTHVHVRSAVRDFDRIGIAELARRTSALAEVLR; encoded by the coding sequence GCGGCGCGCGATGCCGCCGCTGCCGCCGACTACCCCGGGCTGGCCGCGATCACCGGCGAACTCGGCAGGGTACCCGTCGCCGCCGACTGGCCCTACCGCGAGCAGGACGACGACGCGACCCTGCACGCCCTCGCCGATGCGCTTCCCGAACTCCCGGTGGAAGCGTCGGGGCTCGCCGCACGCATCCATGGCGCCTGGCTCGGCCGGTGCGTCGCCAACACGATGGGCAAGCCGGTCGAGGGGCTGACCCGCGACGAGGTGCGCCGGTACCTCGAAGCCGTCGGACAGTCGCCGCAGACCGGCTACCTCCCCCTGCTCCCCGAGCTTCCGGAAGGCGTGAGCCACCTGCACGAATCGGCGCCGTTCGCGTCGGCCGGCCTGTTCGCCGATGTGCCCCGCGACGACGACCTCGACTGGACCATCCTGGGGCTGTGGATGCTCGAAGAGTACGGCGACACCCTCACCACGGCCGACATCGCGCGCAGCTGGCTCGACCGGCTGCCGTTCACGCAGACGTTCACCGCCGAGCGCGCCGCATACCGCAACCTGATCCGCGGCGTACCCGTCGACCGCACCGCGCTGGTCGGCAACCCCTACCGTGAGTGGATCGGCGCCCTGATCCGCGCGGACATCTTCGGCTACGTGTACCCCGGTCGCCCCGGGCTGGCGGCGCGGCGCGCGTTGACCGACGCTCGGCTGAGCCACACAGCCAACGGCGTGTTCGGTGAACTGTGGGCGGCTGCGCTGGTCTCGGCCGCACTGGCGGTTCCGACCCCCTCCGATGCCCTCCGGGCCGCGGCCGCGGTCGTTCCCGAAGGCTCGCGGCTCGCCGGCGCCCTCCACGGCGTGCTGGGGCTTCACCGCACCGGGGCGACGTCGACGCAGGCGCTCGACTGGGTGGATGCGGAGCTCGGCCACTACAACTGGGTGCACACGGTGAACAACGCCGCCCTGATCTCGATCGGACTGCTCTGGGGAACCGATTTCACCGACGCTGTGGCGCTCACCATCTCCGGCGGACGCGACACCGATTCCTCGGCGGCCACGGTCGGGAGCGTCTTCGGCGCCCTGCACGGCGTCGACGCCATCCCCGGCGAACTGGTCGGCTCCACGCACGTCCATGTGCGCAGCGCCGTGCGCGACTTCGACCGCATCGGGATCGCCGAATTGGCCCGCCGCACGAGCGCCCTGGCGGAGGTGCTCCGATGA